TTCAAAtgacaaaagaataaataaaagtgtcTTAAATACAATTCTACACAAGTAAAAGAGTTCACTAAACCATTTCACCTAAATTATATTCAAGCCAAATAATTTCCTCCTCAATActcaaaatttatcaataattaaCTTTCATTATCCAAACAACCCCTAAAAATCAAGCTTAGATAAAACAGAAAGACAGCAGATTACAAATGGTCCAAAGCATGAATATTACGCGGCACCTAGGGAAATACAATATGGACAAATCAGACCCATTGTCCCTTAAATCGATATATCTCCATCACATTACCCACAATTAAAAAGACATTTTGTCTAGTAATATTAAAACTTTCCACTAGGCCATCTTTTCAAAGccttttttttgttgaagaaatGGGAGTAACAATACATGCAAAATCGGATTCAGAGGTTACTAGTATCGATGCATGTTCACCAAGAAGAGCACTGTATTATGTTCAGAGTCCATCACACTCTCAACAACATGATGTTGAGAAAATGTCATATGGATCTAGCCCATTTGGGTCACCAACTCATCACTACCACTGCTCTCCCATTCACCATTCACGTGAATCCTCTACTTCTAGATTCTCTGCTTCTTTGAAAAACAATCAACTAGCTGTCTGGAAGAGAATACCTGGAACTAATAATGACGAGGATAATGAGGCTGAGGCTGAAAACGGTGAAGACGTAGACTATGATAATAATAGCAAATCAGTCAAGTTCTATGTGGTCtgctttctcttttcttttatcgTGTTGTTCGCCATCTTCTCTCTCATACTTTGGGCTGCTAGTCTACCTTACAAGCCAAAAGTCTTTGTTAAGGTAATCAACTGCATTATTGTCTGAATATGGGATATTTTGCTTTATTCTTGTGATTTGtgagtaataatatataatactaTGACGGTATGGTACAGGGTATGgttattgaaaatttgaatgtaCAAGCAGGAATAGATGGTACCGGGGTACAAACGGATATGTTGAATCTAAATTCAACGGTGAGGATATATTATCGGAACCCAGCAAGTTTTTTCGGAGTGCATGTCTCAGCTACACTACTTGAACTTCATTATTACAAGCTCAAGCTCGCCTCTGGTCAAGtatgttttattaatttctgCAATTTTCATTAAATCTACCAACTCTTTCCTCTTCTCTTTCTTGGTTATGttctaaaattcaaaactcagacaaaaaagaaaattaaaattaaaattatcgaACAGTCTAAGTTGAACTCTCCCTTTTTCTGATTGATTTTACGTAtttaataaaaactataaaaaagaGAGTAGTTTCAAAAATGACTTTTCTCGGTCActaattatttgtttgtttatttttaaactgatatatactaataaatatcataaatatatcattttatttctattaattatcaaatgaataaattaaaattttaagatattataaataaataattaggaaaataattataattagtgataacaataatttaagaatttaatataaaataatttcttaaatttataaattaaataaaatattgtgaatatttcataataatatagAGAATCATTATTATTGAAacgtatgaagaaaaatattttcaccaaTAATGATGCGGTCCTTAATCAGATGTTTTAAATTCAAGccataaatatcaaaataattttgttgaaaGCGTTACCTTCAAATAAACCGTGCAATATGTCATTCGAATTTAGGGTCCTTTTGATTATAGATTTTCCAAATAACATATGGgaaaaaaattggcaaataatatttgttcatatcatttgctattatttggcaaatatctcatattttcaaaaactagttttttctaatatttggttcaaatatcattatttagatttttttaaaaattaaaattttaccttaaatttttatcttttacaaaaacatctATAGTAGTAGattgcgttgtattacataatttttatgtGAACACcgaaataataatattctatctttagtgaatattaaataataatataattattaatgaaaatgataaaaaatttagcGCAAGATAACAAAGTCTATTTTACTTTGTATAGAATGATGCTTTTTGCactcattttaaattatcacATTGCTCTAGTGTCATAAATATTATtcgttattattataatgaacaTTCAATTAACTTGTAaataaacttataattaattttaataatttttaaaatttatagatataaattatatttttataaaaaagtaaaatatattttctaaattatttgattaaacATATTGTAaaatttcactcaaataatatttatcataaatatttaaaatttatgagcAAAACGCCAACTTAATCTAAACTCTAATGTAAATCTCCTATCACCCGGTGGaatcaaaaaaaagaaatagagtgttggtgtgttaattactatattGCCATTCCCTAGGTTGGTGTGTCTCTTGGGTAATAGCATGAAAAAGGCTGCACAAAGTCTGTACCCACTTTGCTTTTTTGATTAAAATGCGACTTTCTATGTCCTTCCTAAAAACAAGCTGCCTGCCCTATGCCACTACATTCTATTcgcttttttttaatatttagataatttctatttttttattttattatgtatatattgtttaatcgatatattattaagaaatagtcattaatataatgagtttatcatttcctttatattaattatgtagtggatgaattaaaaaatttaaaattttcataaacttCTATCttatttcaaagtaattaattgagaaTATAATCGATAAGttaatcattttaatttgtcaacataaaaataattagaagtaATTAgaaataactataaaaaaaatgaacaagtaattaggAACGTAAAGAATATTTAATAAGAGCGTAATCTTATAAAAGTACATTTGTAATTATTGTTTCTTAATCCTTGACAGCTGTTATTggacatgaatttaattttatcagAAAAgagcctaaaatattttttaagcattggaaatgttataaaattattctttatcTATATATTTGCTTCAAAAATTCTTTATCATCTATTTATTGACTCTAAAATACTCTTGTCATccatttttaagttcaaaattGACTACTTTTTTAgctatttaaaaattgaattgtttaaatattttttaaaaatacttgacgctcaactattggttataaattaattattaattaattaaattataaccaatagttggtTAAAaaagtgatcaattttgaactcaaagatGGATTACAAGGATATTTTAAAACCAATAGATGGATGAGAAAACATTTTGAAGCTAATCGATTGatgaatgataattttatatcattttcaatactttgaggatattttaggtccttttctgtaattttatttttgatggaTTAACACACttctttttttgctttaaattaataacaaattttatagtgaaattgaatatttgagtaaatatagaaataaatccttattaaataaaaaagtaaaatatttaagttgagACAAAGAGACATTCTTACAAAATAATTGTTTGAAGTTTCTATACTTCAAAAGGACAGTTTGTACCTTctcatttcatattattttatgtgatattattgtattttattgatttattccAGAAGAacaatacttcaaatattgaaactaaacaataaactaaaaataatttgtgtACTCATCTTCTCAGACTTTAATATGTTTGTATCTTTTGATTGTTTACTTACAAcacttcaatttttatttttaatcacaGTAGAATGCCACGATAAGCTCATATTACTCCACgtgttttaatgtatttattttttcctaattaatgttaattttttttttgtcttaatagctctaattttaattcattttttatctagCGTTTGCCaaagttttcaaatatttttaacaagTTAGATTTGGGTAAAGTTTTGGTCATCATGTGTATAGcctttcaaaaatatttgactattttgaAAGTCATGAATTATatccataaatttaaaaaattattgaaaatattcataaatttatattaattatcttATAACAAATAtggtttattaaaaaataatattacaagtTATGTAATTGATACCAATCAACAATAACGAAATAACAATTTAAACAA
The DNA window shown above is from Solanum lycopersicum chromosome 11, SLM_r2.1 and carries:
- the LOC101261986 gene encoding uncharacterized protein, with product MGVTIHAKSDSEVTSIDACSPRRALYYVQSPSHSQQHDVEKMSYGSSPFGSPTHHYHCSPIHHSRESSTSRFSASLKNNQLAVWKRIPGTNNDEDNEAEAENGEDVDYDNNSKSVKFYVVCFLFSFIVLFAIFSLILWAASLPYKPKVFVKGMVIENLNVQAGIDGTGVQTDMLNLNSTVRIYYRNPASFFGVHVSATLLELHYYKLKLASGQMKKFYEARKSKRIVVVVVQGHQIPLYGAISVLSDAKKQIQSVSLPLNLTFLVRSTAYILGRLVKPNFSIHISCQLTLKGNHLGKHINLTNSHSCTYS